The following proteins are co-located in the Thermosinus carboxydivorans Nor1 genome:
- a CDS encoding nucleoside triphosphate pyrophosphohydrolase family protein: protein MHDKCCLDFQAAVDQYLIRHRSILDVLTKYQEATARVNRAMAKAVTECGCVTVQASRPQIPPDATYSELRQFMSSHLSGEPCAACREIIAKELGHSLFYLAALCNLTGLNLHDIMRQERSNLTTLGAYHLS from the coding sequence ATGCATGACAAATGTTGTCTGGACTTCCAAGCCGCTGTAGATCAATACCTTATTCGCCACCGGAGCATTTTAGACGTGTTGACCAAGTACCAAGAGGCAACCGCCCGGGTTAACCGGGCTATGGCCAAAGCCGTCACCGAGTGTGGCTGCGTAACCGTCCAGGCATCGCGCCCGCAAATCCCCCCAGACGCAACATACAGTGAACTCCGCCAGTTTATGTCGTCGCACCTTTCCGGAGAGCCCTGCGCCGCCTGCCGTGAAATAATCGCCAAAGAACTGGGGCACAGCCTGTTCTATCTGGCCGCCCTGTGCAACCTCACCGGGCTCAACCTTCATGACATCATGCGCCAGGAACGCAGCAATCTCACCACCCTTGGCGCCTACCACCTATCCTGA
- the spoIIP gene encoding stage II sporulation protein P gives MRCIYVFVLLLLSMATALPPGRAAGSPYDTAELVSGYMTIVDEKGGVIFQTGLAVHPGDEFIDENDRVYEITAVEGTLAKARYVRDETYSQSEFDAIPVQAPAAPAQPPLIAIYHTHTDESYIPSDGKATEPGNGGVMLVGDSLAKRLEELGFATDHNKTLHEPHDANAYQRSRRTVMKLLERKPVALFDIHRDSAPQNIYNTTIAGAPATKILLVVGRQNQNRETTMAFARQIKAAADAKYSGLIRGIFIAHGNYNQDLSPRAMLIEIGTQYNSRDAAERSAALFADIVPAILNGNQQAVGVAPAAPDGAGPAHYVQPTASIGRDILVIAGALIAGAGAFLFLSTGSWQEAKSKLAQFKAREFQDLLWFRRKRKR, from the coding sequence ATGCGCTGTATCTACGTCTTCGTTCTCCTGCTGCTGTCCATGGCAACCGCTCTGCCGCCGGGACGGGCCGCCGGCAGCCCTTATGACACAGCTGAGCTGGTCTCCGGATACATGACGATCGTTGATGAGAAGGGTGGTGTCATCTTTCAAACTGGGCTCGCAGTCCACCCTGGCGATGAGTTTATCGACGAGAACGACCGGGTTTACGAAATAACAGCCGTGGAAGGAACACTGGCCAAGGCCCGCTATGTACGCGATGAGACGTACAGCCAAAGCGAATTTGACGCCATCCCGGTGCAAGCTCCCGCTGCGCCAGCCCAACCACCGCTTATCGCCATTTACCATACCCATACCGACGAATCCTATATCCCGTCCGACGGCAAAGCAACCGAACCGGGAAATGGCGGTGTTATGCTTGTTGGCGACAGTCTCGCCAAACGACTGGAAGAACTGGGTTTTGCCACCGATCACAACAAAACCCTCCATGAACCGCATGACGCTAACGCCTATCAGCGCTCACGCCGAACAGTGATGAAATTGCTGGAACGCAAACCGGTGGCCCTGTTTGATATTCACCGCGACAGTGCACCGCAAAACATCTATAATACTACGATTGCCGGCGCACCCGCCACCAAGATTTTGTTAGTCGTTGGCCGGCAAAACCAGAATAGGGAAACAACTATGGCCTTTGCCCGCCAGATTAAAGCCGCCGCCGATGCCAAATACAGTGGACTTATCCGGGGCATCTTTATTGCCCATGGCAACTATAACCAGGATCTCAGTCCCCGGGCTATGCTGATTGAAATTGGCACTCAGTACAATTCCCGCGACGCAGCCGAACGCAGCGCCGCCTTATTTGCCGACATTGTGCCCGCTATCCTTAACGGCAACCAGCAAGCCGTCGGCGTCGCTCCGGCGGCGCCGGACGGCGCCGGCCCAGCGCATTATGTTCAACCCACTGCCAGTATCGGTCGCGATATTCTCGTCATCGCCGGCGCCTTAATTGCCGGCGCCGGCGCCTTCCTCTTCCTCAGCACCGGCAGTTGGCAAGAAGCGAAAAGCAAGCTGGCGCAGTTTAAGGCCAGAGAGTTTCAAGACCTGCTTTGGTTTCGGCGCAAACGCAAACGCTAA
- a CDS encoding polysaccharide deacetylase family protein, with translation MKYARSLFWSLLVIAGIVSMAMAHDTFLGTAKAITKVPTTHKVTVLTFDDGPHPHTTLQLLAVLKAKQVKATFFVLGSQAEKYPGLLAEIAANGHEIESHGYTHHFLNKLSQGELAKEIEKTEKAIGAVAPKPTLIRPPGGGYNDRVVAELSKRGYTTILWTIDPRDWCAQSADQIIGAVIRKIEPGSIVLLHEGACARYTPEALGVIIDRLQERGYTFITVSELLQYYEIRH, from the coding sequence ATGAAATACGCGCGTTCCTTGTTTTGGAGTTTGTTGGTTATCGCGGGTATCGTAAGCATGGCCATGGCGCATGATACTTTTCTGGGCACGGCGAAAGCAATAACAAAAGTGCCGACAACACACAAGGTGACGGTGCTTACCTTTGACGACGGGCCGCACCCGCACACTACCTTGCAGCTTTTAGCAGTGCTTAAGGCCAAGCAGGTAAAGGCTACTTTTTTTGTTTTAGGCTCTCAGGCGGAGAAATATCCCGGGCTATTGGCCGAGATCGCGGCGAATGGCCATGAAATCGAAAGTCACGGCTATACACACCACTTTTTAAATAAGTTATCGCAAGGGGAACTTGCGAAAGAAATAGAAAAAACCGAAAAGGCGATTGGTGCCGTAGCGCCTAAGCCTACGCTTATTCGCCCTCCCGGCGGCGGCTATAATGACCGCGTAGTCGCTGAACTAAGTAAGCGCGGCTATACAACCATACTATGGACAATCGACCCACGTGACTGGTGTGCACAGAGCGCCGATCAAATTATTGGCGCGGTCATAAGAAAAATTGAGCCGGGCAGTATTGTGCTTTTGCATGAAGGCGCCTGCGCCCGGTATACACCGGAAGCGCTAGGAGTTATCATCGACCGGCTGCAAGAAAGAGGGTATACTTTCATAACCGTAAGCGAACTATTACAATACTACGAAATCCGTCATTGA
- a CDS encoding L,D-transpeptidase family protein, whose product MNKFFSLKIRRRQLYFGVAALLLCLYLGILGLEYTIDERELAAIPNQPTTAPTGTVSIIIKVPERILEVYNDGQLYKKYRVAVGKSKTPTPVGEWKVVWKDYNWGSGFGTRWMGLNVPWGVYGIHGTNNPWSIGRFASHGCIRMRNKDVEELFEWVPIGTEVKIVGPKVKVQRTLKKQMTGADVVMLQVKLKELGYLKARADGIFGAVTEEAVRAFQADKGLEVNGVVNRQMLDLLGI is encoded by the coding sequence ATGAATAAGTTCTTTTCGCTAAAAATTCGGCGGCGTCAGCTCTATTTCGGCGTGGCCGCATTACTGCTCTGTCTCTATCTTGGCATATTGGGGCTGGAATATACAATCGATGAACGGGAGCTTGCCGCCATCCCCAACCAGCCTACTACTGCTCCGACAGGTACGGTTAGTATTATTATAAAAGTGCCAGAGCGCATTTTGGAAGTATATAACGACGGACAGCTTTACAAAAAATACCGTGTTGCGGTCGGAAAAAGCAAAACACCTACTCCCGTGGGGGAATGGAAAGTCGTATGGAAAGATTATAACTGGGGATCGGGGTTTGGCACGCGCTGGATGGGATTAAACGTACCCTGGGGAGTTTACGGCATCCACGGTACCAATAACCCGTGGTCGATCGGCCGGTTTGCCAGCCACGGCTGTATTCGCATGCGCAATAAAGATGTGGAAGAACTGTTTGAGTGGGTACCAATCGGGACGGAGGTAAAAATCGTCGGGCCCAAGGTAAAAGTGCAACGGACCCTGAAAAAACAAATGACCGGCGCCGATGTCGTCATGTTGCAAGTAAAACTAAAGGAGTTAGGCTATCTTAAGGCGCGGGCCGACGGCATATTTGGCGCCGTAACGGAGGAGGCGGTGCGTGCTTTCCAGGCTGACAAAGGTCTGGAGGTTAACGGCGTCGTTAATAGGCAAATGCTTGATCTCTTAGGTATCTAG
- the disA gene encoding DNA integrity scanning diadenylate cyclase DisA, with the protein MIKGQERIWDGRFIRAIRTLAPGTPLREGLENVLRAKMGALVVIGDSPAVMELVDGGFSLNCDFTPSGFYELAKMDGAIVLSHDAKRILYANAQLVPDATMPTTETGTRHRTAERVARQTGALVIAISQRRHIITLYLDNLRYILKDISVILSRANQALQTLEKYRRVLNRSLTTLSALEFEDLVTLTDVAAAIIRAEQVSRIAREIERHVIELGSEGRLVSMQMEELMTEEDEEQLLIKDYCTSADPKVQEQVREQLAALPEENLDALAVSRLLGYGVTANALDVPVVPRGYRVLRRIPRLPMLVVENLVAHFKTLHRIYNATIAELDEVEGIGEVRAKTIKDGLKRVREQALLDRHG; encoded by the coding sequence ATGATAAAAGGACAGGAACGCATATGGGATGGTCGGTTTATCCGGGCCATCCGGACGCTGGCGCCCGGTACGCCGCTACGGGAAGGACTGGAGAATGTCTTGCGGGCTAAAATGGGGGCGCTGGTTGTCATTGGCGATTCGCCAGCCGTTATGGAATTGGTGGACGGCGGTTTTTCCTTAAACTGTGATTTCACCCCGTCTGGGTTTTACGAACTGGCTAAAATGGATGGGGCCATTGTCCTATCCCATGATGCCAAACGCATCCTCTACGCCAACGCCCAGCTTGTACCTGACGCCACTATGCCCACCACGGAAACAGGAACGCGCCACCGCACCGCCGAAAGGGTAGCCCGGCAGACAGGGGCGCTGGTTATTGCCATTTCCCAGCGGCGCCATATCATTACCCTGTATCTTGACAATCTGCGCTATATTCTCAAAGACATTTCGGTCATCCTCAGCCGGGCAAACCAGGCCCTGCAGACGCTAGAGAAGTACCGGCGCGTTCTTAACCGCAGTCTCACGACCCTCAGCGCTTTGGAGTTTGAGGATTTAGTAACGCTTACCGACGTTGCCGCAGCCATTATCCGGGCCGAGCAAGTGAGCCGCATTGCCCGGGAAATAGAGCGGCATGTCATCGAACTTGGCAGCGAAGGCCGCTTGGTCAGCATGCAGATGGAAGAGCTTATGACCGAAGAAGACGAGGAGCAACTGCTCATCAAGGACTACTGCACAAGTGCTGACCCCAAGGTGCAGGAACAGGTGCGGGAACAATTGGCCGCGTTGCCGGAAGAAAATCTGGATGCCCTTGCCGTTAGCCGGCTTCTCGGCTATGGCGTTACCGCCAATGCCCTCGATGTACCGGTGGTGCCGCGGGGCTACCGCGTGCTCCGGCGCATCCCCCGACTGCCTATGCTGGTCGTAGAAAACTTGGTAGCTCATTTTAAGACATTACACCGCATTTACAATGCTACTATCGCCGAACTGGACGAAGTGGAAGGTATCGGCGAAGTGCGCGCCAAAACAATAAAAGACGGTCTCAAACGGGTACGCGAACAAGCCCTGCTGGACCGTCATGGTTGA
- the radA gene encoding DNA repair protein RadA — protein MSKMKVMFICQECGYDSPKWLGRCPGCGAWNTLVEELAVKPAAKIKYVTPSKPRPITEVDATAVPRFSSGLAEFDRVLGGGIVPGALILIGGDPGIGKSTLLLQVAAGVGRRQGRVLYVSGEESAAQTRMRAERLGSLQDNLYIMTETNLDAIAAAAANMKPALVVIDSIQTMYSPELAAAPGSVSQVRESTGKLLRLAKETSIPIAVIGHVTKEGNIAGPRLLEHMVDVVLYFEGERSYAFRVLRAMKNRFGSTSESGIFSMEETGLSEVASPSKLLLSERPREVPGSVVMACMEGMRPLLIEVQALVSTTCFGMPRRMAVGFDYNRLILLLAVLEKRVGLMLGNQDAYVNAVGGIRVTEPAADLAVALAIASSFRNVAVADNAVVVGEVGLTGEVRMVSRLDERISEAATMGFRRIIVPRGNVSGVKGKQRGLEIIGVSSVEEAMEAVFL, from the coding sequence TTGTCCAAAATGAAAGTTATGTTTATCTGTCAGGAATGCGGTTATGATTCGCCCAAATGGCTAGGGCGCTGTCCTGGCTGCGGCGCCTGGAACACGCTGGTCGAGGAATTGGCAGTCAAGCCGGCGGCCAAAATAAAATATGTAACACCCAGTAAACCCCGCCCTATTACGGAAGTGGATGCTACGGCGGTGCCGCGTTTTAGCAGCGGCCTAGCCGAATTCGACCGGGTATTGGGCGGCGGCATTGTGCCAGGGGCGCTCATTTTGATAGGGGGCGATCCGGGGATTGGCAAGTCTACCTTGCTGCTGCAAGTGGCCGCCGGGGTGGGCCGGCGGCAGGGCCGAGTGCTGTACGTGTCCGGCGAGGAATCGGCCGCCCAGACGCGGATGCGGGCTGAGCGGCTCGGTAGTTTGCAGGATAACCTCTATATTATGACTGAAACCAACCTGGACGCAATTGCGGCAGCGGCGGCCAACATGAAGCCGGCGCTGGTGGTAATTGATTCCATTCAAACAATGTACAGCCCGGAGCTTGCGGCGGCGCCGGGCAGCGTAAGCCAGGTGCGCGAATCGACAGGCAAGCTGCTGAGGTTGGCTAAGGAGACCAGCATCCCCATTGCCGTCATTGGCCATGTGACGAAAGAAGGCAATATCGCCGGCCCCCGGCTGTTAGAACATATGGTAGACGTAGTCCTTTATTTTGAAGGGGAGCGCAGTTATGCGTTTCGCGTGCTCAGGGCCATGAAAAATCGCTTTGGTTCGACGAGCGAGAGCGGCATTTTTTCCATGGAAGAAACTGGACTGAGCGAAGTCGCCAGCCCTTCCAAATTGCTCTTGTCCGAGCGGCCCCGCGAGGTGCCAGGGTCGGTGGTAATGGCTTGCATGGAAGGAATGCGGCCGCTTTTGATTGAAGTGCAAGCCTTGGTCAGCACCACTTGTTTCGGCATGCCCCGCCGCATGGCGGTTGGCTTTGATTACAACCGCCTCATCTTGTTGCTCGCCGTCCTGGAAAAGCGAGTAGGGCTGATGCTGGGCAACCAGGACGCTTATGTCAACGCGGTTGGCGGCATCCGGGTGACTGAGCCGGCCGCCGATCTGGCCGTGGCGCTGGCAATTGCGTCCAGTTTTCGCAATGTTGCGGTTGCAGACAATGCCGTCGTCGTGGGCGAAGTGGGACTAACAGGGGAAGTGCGGATGGTCTCACGGCTTGACGAGCGGATCAGCGAGGCCGCTACCATGGGGTTTAGGCGGATTATCGTGCCGCGCGGCAATGTGAGCGGCGTGAAGGGCAAGCAGCGGGGGCTTGAAATAATCGGCGTGAGTAGCGTGGAAGAGGCAATGGAGGCAGTATTTTTATGA